The window CTTGCCTCCAAATTCATAGGTAACCAAGTTTTCGACGAGCCATAACCCAACTCTCCCACTATCTATGACTGCTACGGCAACGCTTCACCTCCATGTCAACCCTACAGTGCACCGCTGCAAGGACACCACCAAATAAATAATTTCCATTTGTAACTCCcaactctttcttctctcatcCCTTTTAAAACATGCCACATTTCTCATCAcgctcaatctctctctcttctctctctctcaacacaaAAGAAACTCAAAAGTCGGATCTATATACTCTCCACATGTTTGTTTAAAGAGAACCTGAAGGGAgacaaaacaacatttttgtATCTACAGAAGCCATGTTCATCACAAGGAATCAAGCTATTGGCCTTCTGTTGATTTTCTTGGGCATCTCTGGCTTGTGCAACGACTGCGTTTCCGGAGCTAGATGTTTAAACGAGAAGGTGGAGAATCTGGGGAAGCCTCAAGTTTTCAACTCCAAACCCCACCACAAGTGGGTTGGACCCAGCGGCCACCGCCTGATCATGGTCGACGTGAACGGCTTCGGGGACTTCCAGTCTGTCCAGTCCACCGTCAATGCAGTCCTGGTGAACAACACGATCAATGTTGTCATCCTAATCAAGCCTGGATGTTACATAGAGAAAATGGGAGTGCCGATGATGAAGCCGTACATCATGTTTCAAGGAGCCAGGAAAGATGCGACGGTGATTGAATGGCATGACCGTGCCAATGACCCTGGACCAACGGCCAGTAACTCAGAACTTACCAGAACGTCTTCCACGACGTCGCTGCCCGGCTAAGTGAGCAAGAAGTCGAGCGGCTAGAGGAGCAAGACGAAGTCTTGGTGATTTTCCCAGAGACTAAGTACGAGCTCCACACCACAATGAGTCCCTGAAATTTCCAAGAGATTAAAACCTTGCTGTAATTCGTCTTCGAATCGATCAATCCTACTGGAAACAATGGCAGCTGCCGACAACGGTCTAAAGAAGTTGGAGTACCTTTCCCTGGTCTCCAAAGTCTGTTTAAAGCTCGAAACGCATCTAGGGTTTGTGGACAAAGTTATGGCAGAATACTCTATTTTTGCTCTTGGGAAGGTCTACAAGGATTTTCTATTATTAACTATGTTATTATTGTCTGCCATTTTCTAAAAGACAGCAAAAGCAAgacaaaatagaaaaagaaaaagatagagACAGAGAGAAAGACAGTAGGgacaaaacagaaaaagaaaaaagaaaaagatcatgaTGTTACTAAAaagtagaaaaaagaaaaagaaaaaaggagacTGATATTGgtatgcttttgcttttgcccGGCGATGCTTTCCATTAATTCTCTGTGATTAAATGGATCAGGTGCATGCAAGCACATGTGGGTTGATGACCTCCAAAGAAGTGGTCGCGGAGCTCATGAGTGATGACCTCTAAAGATGCTCTTTACAAATGGACAGCAGcgcagagacagagacagagatagagagaggtctggaggaaaagagaaagtaaaagcaaaagcagaaagcaaaagaggatAAAAgtaagcagacataattgcgatggtgatggcatgcagaaaagggaattataggcgtgacccattgagcaaagggtcagatttatttttgaatgatgtaatttatttttcgtatctttcggagatatctgtataaccccatcagagggtaataaaaaaaaataaaaaaaaggcaagcccaaagtaatgggctagaatgttatgtggagggcgaaggcccatatgcccaaaagagccaagccctttattatcaccaactaggtgatcaaaagtacgttcagtactccaaaattattcggcaacctgtcgctattatcaccaaccaggtgatcaaaagtacatccaatactccaaaatcatacatgagcattactcatgtcattcatacataaacattcataagcatcactcatgacaatcatacataaacattcatgaccataatttatgtcaacattcatgagcatcactcatgtcaacatccatgagcatcactcatgttaatcaacataaacattcatgagcatcactcatgtcaatctcgcttcaaaagcttcatttacagagctctagcttcgaaagcttcatttacagagctctagcttcaaagcttcacttacaaagcttcacctacaaagcttcagtgcaaggtatacaaataccacctccgaacaaccgccacttcggccaatacatggattgaatttgaagtctccagtcAACAccctctattgactgaagacttgggggactacactatgtaccatatattgggcttacacaattgggcctcatgaaaaatgcttgggggactctagcccattattcatatactgagaagcgagcccttattttataaaaggaactccctcactttcgttagagagcacccatcacttatgtattgaagagcgaacccttattctataaaagggactccttcaccttcattagagaacatcgccgcctgctgatcAACCgcatcgccgcgagcatcaactcttagcccatcacttatgtattgaggagcgagcccttattctataaaagggactccctcaccatcattagagagcatcgccgcctgctgagcaaccgcctcaccgcgagcatcaactctagcccatcatttaggtattaaggagcgagcccttattctataaaagggacttcctcaccttcaaacgccacaagccgagccaaccaaggtaacataagccacaagcaaaacagcctcgcaacatgtgctacttctagttgagcatcattttagattgggcactgcctcatatcgagtatcagtcctagacgacatctagttacttcggcccacacatggactgaatttcaagtctctagcaaaagactctcttgactgaagacttgggggactactgtttgtaccatacttagggcctccgtatttaggcctcgtataaatactcgggggactcaagtgtaattatgtaataaatggaggagcaaatatgtaataagtgaggagcccttattctataaaagggcctcctcaccctcacaacccttaagcctctcatattcagataatagcctcactctcattacaAAGGCTCTTTATCTCTCCctcttagagaaatacaatatcagtgtggacgtagcccaaacattagggtgaaccacaatacatcttgtgttatttacatttcttgcagattcacggtcggatttacgttgttccaagaccccttcggttttgtgcatcaacataggcAAACGCTTCTTTCTTCTCATTCCCCACAAAGACCGGAAGCCCCAAATAATGATCATGGTATTTCACTCGGGCCATGCCCAAGTAATTCGCTAGTAGTTGTCCATCACAATCAGTAAGGTTTCCACTAAACGCCACATAACTTTTCAAGTAGTTAATAGTTTGGCCAAATGTTTTTAATAATTGTTTCACTTGGATGCACTCCTGAAGAGTGCCCCGAGCAAATATGAAACTATTGTCTGCAAATAGTAAGTGGTGCACACTTGGCGCCCCTTTACAAACTTTAACCCTTCTAATTCTTCCTGTTCTCTCCCATGCATCAAACAGTGATGATAAACCCTCCACACATAAGACAAACAGAAATGGCGAAAAGGGATCACCTTGTCGAATTCCTCTTTTTCGATGAACATATCCCATAGGATgcccatttaatttaaatgaatacgACATTGTTGTAACACACATCATGATTAGATTGATCCATGCCTCGACGAAACCTAGTTTTCTCATCATttgctgtaaaaaaaaaaaaaaaaaactccattCGATACGATCGTAGGCCTTACTAATATCCAATTTCAATGCcataatttcatcccaaccaCTGGATTTCTTATGCA is drawn from Malus domestica chromosome 14, GDT2T_hap1 and contains these coding sequences:
- the LOC139191119 gene encoding uncharacterized protein, with protein sequence MSYSFKLNGHPMGYVHRKRGIRQGDPFSPFLFVLCVEGLSSLFDAWERTGRIRRVKVCKGAPSVHHLLFADNSFIFARGTLQECIQVKQLLKTFGQTINYLKSYVAFSGNLTDCDGQLLANYLGMARVKYHDHYLGLPVFVGNEKKEAFAYVDAQNRRGLGTT
- the LOC114820871 gene encoding probable pectinesterase 68; translation: MFITRNQAIGLLLIFLGISGLCNDCVSGARCLNEKVENLGKPQVFNSKPHHKWVGPSGHRLIMVDVNGFGDFQSVQSTVNAVLVNNTINVVILIKPGCYIEKMGVPMMKPYIMFQGARKDATVIEWHDRANDPGPTASNSELTRTSSTTSLPG